The proteins below are encoded in one region of Zerene cesonia ecotype Mississippi chromosome 26, Zerene_cesonia_1.1, whole genome shotgun sequence:
- the LOC119836997 gene encoding protein CBFA2T3, translating into MEAKVKEEVPDKDYNQPTTTERRKSTTSGKERRSPEHEEPRSSPTPGPPSPTPQNNGTTAALSSTESLSPPLPEGSRGAPALQRLRKFLSALQQFATDVGADTGERVRQLIFNLVAGVVTVEEFQSGVQECTNYPLRASVPGFLRALLPLAQRDLHARARRGKLTPLQYIRSHEHLILEASGEGDIFAQQGSAEPGAKRRASDPFYEAQTNGAHDDYPPHAKRPSFFNPSPFYPLPSNASLFDYHPYHSYHPGQEPGFERRDGGIAVRDVSSMNSSFTEPRPAGLVKNDDEWKNINTMLNCILSMVEKTKRALAILQQRSSGVEPADNTDIKRVASEIMAAAVRQTEERVADVRRRAEDAVNQVKRQALLELQRAVGAAESKLELGERAPDAAPEPSGAPAQQNCCWNCGRKAQETCSGCGAARYCGAFCQHKDWENHHQMCSGRDQKPTAMLRSSPPASTTIPKTLPRATTPIATQPADNRLTITTINSDRLITNNLGNDRIALATLTTQGLMAIGGKK; encoded by the exons CGACCACATCAGGCAAGGAGCGTAGATCCCCAGAGCACGAGGAGCCCAGGTCTTCTCCAACACCTGGGCCACCGAGCCCGACCCCTCAGAACAACGGTACCACgg CCGCGCTCTCGTCCACGGAGTCCCTGTCCCCTCCCCTCCCAGAGGGCTCCCGCGGCGCTCCCGCGCTGCAGCGGCTACGCAAGTTCCTCTCAGCGCTGCAGCAGTTTGCAACAGACGTTGGTGCTGATACTGGAGAGCGTGTCCGCCAGCTGATATTTAATTTGGTG GCGGGAGTAGTAACAGTGGAGGAGTTCCAATCAGGAGTACAGGAGTGCACGAACTATCCCTTACGCGCAAGCGTGCCGGGCTTCCTGCGGGCACTGTTGCCCCTAGCCCAGAGAGACCTGCACGCGAGGGCTAGGCGAGGGAAACTG ACTCCTCTCCAGTACATTAGGTCACACGAACACCTAATACTAGAAGCTAGCGGGGAAGGTGACATCTTCGCACAGCAAGGCTCCGCCGAGCCGGGGGCGAAGCGCCGTGCTAGCGATCc GTTCTACGAGGCCCAAACGAACGGCGCTCACGACGACTACCCCCCACACGCGAAGCGGCCGAGCTTCTTCAACCCCTCCCCCTTCTACCCCCTGCCCAGTAACGCCAGCCTGTTCGACTACCACCCCTACCATTCGTACCACCCGGGGCAGGAGCCGGGCTTCGAGAGACGTGATG GTGGTATAGCGGTGCGCGACGTGTCATCGATGAACAGCAGCTTCACAGAGCCGCGGCCAGCCGGCCTGGTGAAGAACGATGATGAGTGGAAGAACATCAACACGATGCTCAACTGCATCCTCAGTATGGTGGAGAAGACGAAGCGGGCTCTAGCCATACTGCAGCAGAGGAGTTCAG GCGTGGAGCCCGCAGACAACACAGACATAAAACGTGTAGCGAGCGAAATAATGGCTGCCGCAGTACGACAGACTGAGGAGCGGGTGGCGGATGTCAGAAGGCGGGCTGAGGATGCTGTGAACCAG GTGAAGCGGCAAGCGCTGCTAGAGCTGCAGCGGGCAGTGGGCGCCGCGGAGAGCAAGCTGGAGCTGGGGGAGCGCGCGCCCGACGCCGCGCCCGAGCCCAGCGGCGCCCCCGCGCAACAGAAC TGTTGCTGGAACTGCGGGCGCAAAGCGCAGGAGACGTGCTCGGGCTGCGGCGCCGCGCGCTACTGTGGCGCCTTCTGCCAGCACAAGGACTGGGAGAACCACCACCAG ATGTGCAGCGGCCGCGATCAAAAGCCGACCGCCATGTTGCGTTCCTCTCCGCCCGCGTCCACCACCATCCCCAAAACCCTCCCGCGCGCCACCACCCCCATCGCCACGCAGCCCGCAGACAACAGACTCACTATCACGACCATAAACTCGGACAGACTAATTACCAACAATCTGGGGAACGACAGAATAGCGCTGGCAACACTCACCACGCAGGGCCTCATGGCGATTGGCGGGAAGAAATGA
- the LOC119836978 gene encoding uncharacterized protein LOC119836978, producing the protein MILLIRCTTHAMNSVTVLLLIALVVLASAAPRDYETHPAYVARRSPQYTKGQTPAVRGGNTSSTSLRKGEYMCGDKICKLQPGEIPKGCNGMCQYRLK; encoded by the exons ATGATTCTTCTCATAAGGTGTACAACTCACGCCATGAATTCTGTT ACGGTACTCCTGTTAATCGCCTTGGTGGTGCTTGCCAGTGCAGCGCCGAGGGACTATGAGACCCACCCCGCGTATGTTGCGAGACGCTCGCCTCAGTATACTAAGGGTCAAACACCGGCTGTAAGGG GTGGCAACACGTCCAGCACGTCACTCCGCAAAGGCGAATACATGTGCGgtgataaaatttgtaaattgcaACCAGGAGAAATACCAAAAGGCTGTAACGGAATGTGCCAGTATAgacttaaataa